The proteins below come from a single Halobacillus salinarum genomic window:
- a CDS encoding sucrose-specific PTS transporter subunit IIBC: MADNAQIAKQVIEAAGGEGNVRSVAHCATRLRIMLHDKEKADISSLEHIEKVKGAFYNSGQLQVIFGTGTVNRMYEEVMKLDIEGTSKAEMKEEAKNQGNTFQRWIRTFGDVFVPIIPALVATGLFMGLRGLVTQPLLLSWFGLTPDSLPENFILYTQVLTDTAFIFLPALVAWSTFRVFGGSPILGIVLGLMLVSPALPNAWDIGGGDVEPIKFFGFIPVLGYQGSVLPAFITGIVGAKLEKNLRKRVPEYLDLILTPFLVLLIMITLALFIIGPVFHIVENGIFAGTKAILDLPLGLSGLIIGFAHQIIVITGVHHIFNLLEIQLLDRVGTNAFNPIITASIAAQGGAALAVGLKTKSKQLKALALPSSLSAFLGITEPAIFGVNLRYMKPFIMGLIGGAAGGFFASLSGIEATGMAITVIPGTLLYIGDLYQVIFYILTNLIAIGLAFGLTWAFGFNDDMLNKNKG, translated from the coding sequence ATGGCTGATAATGCTCAAATTGCAAAACAGGTCATTGAAGCAGCTGGCGGAGAAGGCAACGTTCGTTCCGTTGCTCACTGTGCCACCAGACTGAGAATTATGCTTCATGATAAGGAAAAGGCAGACATATCCTCTTTGGAACACATTGAGAAAGTGAAAGGTGCTTTTTACAATTCCGGACAGCTGCAAGTGATCTTTGGCACAGGAACAGTCAATCGAATGTATGAGGAAGTCATGAAACTTGATATTGAAGGCACATCTAAAGCGGAAATGAAAGAAGAAGCCAAAAATCAGGGCAACACCTTCCAACGATGGATCCGCACGTTTGGAGATGTATTTGTTCCTATCATCCCAGCTCTTGTAGCAACTGGGTTGTTCATGGGGCTCCGTGGGTTGGTTACTCAGCCATTGCTGTTAAGCTGGTTTGGCTTAACTCCGGATAGTCTGCCGGAGAATTTTATTTTGTACACGCAGGTGTTAACTGACACGGCCTTTATTTTCCTGCCGGCTTTAGTCGCGTGGTCAACCTTCCGGGTATTTGGGGGAAGCCCCATTCTCGGTATTGTATTAGGGTTAATGCTCGTATCACCAGCACTCCCTAACGCGTGGGATATCGGCGGTGGCGATGTAGAGCCTATTAAGTTCTTCGGCTTTATTCCGGTGCTCGGCTATCAAGGATCTGTGCTGCCGGCATTTATTACGGGGATCGTTGGTGCAAAGCTCGAGAAAAATCTTAGGAAACGTGTCCCGGAATATTTAGATCTGATCCTTACACCATTTCTTGTGTTGTTAATTATGATTACTTTAGCTTTGTTCATTATTGGACCTGTGTTTCACATTGTCGAGAACGGCATTTTTGCTGGAACCAAAGCGATTCTGGACTTACCTTTAGGTTTGAGTGGATTAATAATTGGATTCGCACACCAGATTATCGTTATTACAGGAGTGCATCACATCTTTAACTTATTAGAAATTCAGCTGCTTGATCGCGTCGGTACTAACGCTTTTAATCCGATCATAACAGCATCGATTGCCGCTCAAGGCGGAGCTGCTTTAGCCGTTGGGCTGAAAACGAAGTCAAAGCAATTAAAAGCTTTAGCTCTTCCGTCTTCCCTGTCAGCCTTTTTAGGAATTACAGAGCCTGCGATCTTTGGGGTGAACCTTCGTTATATGAAGCCGTTTATTATGGGATTGATTGGTGGGGCTGCCGGAGGATTCTTTGCTTCACTAAGTGGAATTGAAGCTACAGGGATGGCTATTACAGTAATTCCAGGAACATTACTCTATATCGGGGACCTCTATCAAGTGATCTTTTATATTTTAACGAACCTTATTGCTATAGGACTTGCGTTTGGTTTGACGTGGGCCTTTGGCTTCAATGATGATATGCTTAACAAAAACAAAGGGTAA
- the manA gene encoding mannose-6-phosphate isomerase, class I, whose protein sequence is MYNEPIFLQPEFKERLWGGTKLKEIFQYSIPSDQTGEAWCISGHANGPSRIINGPLEGKTLADAWQEHRELFANEEGEEFPLLVKILDSKKDLSVQVHPNDEYAREVEGENYGKTECWYVIDCEENAEIIFGHHAKDKQQLTTMVNEGHWNQLLRRVKVKPGDFFYVPSGTIHAIGEGIQILETQQSSDITYRVYDYDRTDNDGRNRELHLEQSLEVTAVPHQDPELNHPHSIEAGLKKETLVEEKYFSVYHLDLDGKSQALAPSPYLLFSVLEGEGRVIIDEQSFPFHKGDHFIIPATISQFILKGKASLITSRSNN, encoded by the coding sequence ATGTATAACGAACCTATATTTTTACAACCGGAATTTAAAGAACGTCTTTGGGGAGGCACGAAGCTGAAGGAAATCTTTCAATACTCCATACCTTCTGATCAAACAGGTGAAGCATGGTGTATTTCCGGACATGCCAACGGCCCCAGCCGGATCATCAACGGACCTTTAGAAGGGAAAACCCTTGCCGACGCTTGGCAGGAGCACCGGGAACTGTTTGCGAATGAGGAAGGAGAAGAGTTTCCGCTTCTTGTAAAGATTTTAGATTCTAAGAAGGATCTATCGGTTCAGGTTCATCCAAATGACGAGTATGCCAGGGAAGTCGAAGGAGAGAATTACGGGAAAACAGAATGCTGGTACGTTATTGATTGCGAAGAAAATGCAGAAATAATTTTCGGACATCATGCGAAAGATAAACAACAGCTGACTACCATGGTAAACGAAGGGCACTGGAATCAGCTTCTCCGCCGTGTAAAAGTTAAACCCGGAGACTTTTTTTACGTGCCGAGCGGCACCATTCATGCGATTGGCGAAGGAATACAAATCCTTGAAACCCAGCAGAGTTCTGATATTACATACCGTGTCTATGACTATGATCGTACGGACAATGATGGAAGGAATAGAGAGCTTCATCTTGAGCAATCTTTGGAAGTCACAGCTGTCCCGCATCAGGATCCTGAATTAAATCACCCGCATTCGATTGAAGCAGGGCTGAAGAAGGAAACATTAGTGGAAGAAAAGTATTTTTCCGTATATCACTTAGATCTTGACGGTAAAAGCCAGGCGTTAGCTCCTTCTCCTTATTTGCTGTTCAGCGTTCTTGAAGGTGAAGGCAGAGTCATCATCGATGAACAATCTTTTCCCTTTCACAAAGGAGATCATTTTATTATTCCAGCTACAATAAGCCAATTTATTTTAAAAGGGAAAGCATCTCTTATCACTTCCCGCTCAAATAATTAG
- a CDS encoding C39 family peptidase, whose amino-acid sequence MEVENGKIFKKDGEIYVPARLVIEQMGDSFQENILDRTVVITTKSDRWELRKEDVVANKDGKWVPLVPAEEKTKTPAKVLSHDGSVFLPLAFVEKSLDYPVKKTEGLDRLEIAIGKAPAAVEPLDVPLINQMDDPTLYNGCEVTSLAMVLNYFNIDVTKNQLADNLPRVPLTYANGKKGNPNLGFVGNLETGPGLTVYHGPMFKLAKQYVGSQVKDLTGSKVQALYDQLAEGRPVWIIINTRFKPVNNWESWATPQGTVQVTYSVHSVVLTGYSKNQVFINNPYGQKNQAVNRSDFEKAWEQMGSQAIVVTK is encoded by the coding sequence ATGGAAGTAGAAAATGGAAAAATTTTTAAAAAAGACGGAGAAATTTATGTTCCGGCTAGGTTGGTTATAGAACAAATGGGCGATTCTTTTCAAGAAAATATACTCGACCGAACTGTTGTTATCACAACGAAATCCGATCGCTGGGAACTAAGGAAAGAGGATGTTGTGGCCAATAAAGATGGAAAATGGGTTCCTTTGGTGCCGGCAGAAGAAAAAACAAAAACTCCGGCAAAAGTGCTTAGTCATGATGGCTCTGTTTTTCTTCCTCTAGCATTTGTGGAAAAAAGCTTAGATTACCCAGTTAAAAAGACGGAAGGACTCGATCGATTGGAAATCGCTATTGGAAAAGCTCCTGCCGCTGTTGAACCACTTGACGTCCCTTTAATCAATCAGATGGATGACCCTACGCTTTACAACGGTTGTGAAGTCACAAGTCTTGCCATGGTATTAAATTATTTTAATATCGATGTCACCAAGAATCAGCTGGCAGATAACTTACCTCGAGTCCCGCTCACCTACGCTAATGGTAAAAAGGGGAATCCTAACTTAGGGTTTGTAGGAAACTTAGAGACCGGACCAGGATTAACAGTTTACCATGGACCGATGTTTAAACTTGCGAAACAATACGTGGGTTCACAGGTAAAGGATTTAACAGGGAGTAAAGTTCAAGCCCTCTATGACCAATTGGCGGAAGGACGGCCGGTATGGATCATCATCAACACCCGATTCAAGCCAGTGAATAATTGGGAGTCGTGGGCTACTCCACAAGGTACGGTTCAGGTTACTTACAGCGTACACAGCGTTGTTTTGACAGGTTACTCAAAGAATCAAGTATTTATAAATAATCCTTATGGTCAAAAGAATCAGGCTGTTAATCGAAGCGATTTTGAAAAAGCCTGGGAACAAATGGGCAGTCAGGCCATTGTAGTCACCAAATAA
- a CDS encoding IDEAL domain-containing protein, with amino-acid sequence MLVKMLKPYYVKEDERFIRVVLAYQYFSIIIDEELYQFVPMESREIIIDRERERVHNVFDIFVFQRGKNMVYVSVTDLLQLPDFLARLNSIISPFIKDHEVVTESEETKNVINELEKNNLRRLIDQAIDEKDQMAFTNLTDTWNRIYS; translated from the coding sequence ATGTTAGTAAAAATGCTGAAACCGTATTATGTTAAAGAAGACGAACGTTTTATTCGAGTCGTGTTAGCCTACCAATATTTTTCAATAATTATTGATGAAGAGCTCTATCAGTTTGTTCCAATGGAATCAAGGGAAATTATCATTGACCGTGAACGGGAACGCGTTCACAATGTATTTGATATTTTTGTGTTTCAAAGAGGGAAAAATATGGTGTATGTATCAGTAACAGACCTCCTTCAGCTTCCTGACTTTTTAGCCCGGTTGAATTCGATCATCTCACCATTTATTAAGGATCATGAAGTGGTTACAGAAAGCGAAGAAACGAAAAATGTAATCAACGAATTGGAGAAAAATAATTTGAGGCGGTTAATTGATCAAGCTATAGATGAAAAAGATCAGATGGCTTTCACAAATTTAACCGATACTTGGAATCGAATATATTCTTAA
- a CDS encoding anti-repressor SinI family protein: protein MRALTDTLTLDEEWIALLEEAKEMGLSLEEVEAFIKDAEQKG, encoded by the coding sequence ATGAGAGCTTTAACTGACACGTTAACTTTAGATGAAGAGTGGATCGCCTTGTTGGAAGAAGCGAAAGAAATGGGTTTGAGTTTAGAAGAGGTGGAAGCTTTTATTAAGGATGCAGAACAAAAAGGCTGA
- a CDS encoding AraC family transcriptional regulator: MLTHEWYYLLSDCAAGFNTSVAVYTDQFKIVRQYPAHLQSPPKIIRDSLIACMEEVKDQPDQLHLFSNIHYQHFFVYPLFSRKNNGLFIAFGPVLLGTVGRKQLEKVFIQNQWDEQYEEAVMRYYQQLPIVLTTQVKAMEKLLNVVLTSIRDNTLEENAGRDRFQSLENRQDFHQLFLEGNGKALEAFQMDERFCSIISNDPVRTEKNKVIVFIAELSQLTVEAGVPEEQVISLGDFYTNYLESEEQLSVIKQLKTAVMKSFLECVRDYRESRLKSPIVDRAQRYITQNLTEPISLSSIAEELQVHPNYLSTVFAKEMGNSISQFINYERIKKAKELLSITSYTLMEISILLGYNSQSYFTRVFKKIVGIGPREFRNYFYTSSESSS, encoded by the coding sequence ATGTTGACACATGAATGGTATTATTTGCTGAGTGATTGTGCTGCTGGTTTCAATACTTCAGTTGCTGTTTACACAGATCAATTTAAAATAGTACGTCAATACCCTGCTCACCTTCAATCCCCGCCAAAAATTATCCGTGATTCTCTGATTGCTTGTATGGAAGAGGTGAAAGACCAGCCTGATCAACTTCACCTTTTTTCTAACATCCACTACCAGCATTTTTTTGTATATCCTCTTTTTTCAAGAAAGAACAACGGCCTGTTTATTGCTTTCGGTCCCGTACTTTTAGGTACTGTGGGCAGAAAGCAATTGGAGAAGGTGTTCATTCAGAACCAATGGGACGAACAGTATGAAGAAGCAGTTATGAGGTATTACCAGCAACTTCCAATTGTGTTAACGACACAAGTAAAGGCGATGGAAAAGCTGTTAAACGTAGTGCTTACCAGTATAAGGGATAATACGCTTGAAGAGAATGCGGGCCGAGATAGGTTTCAATCGTTGGAAAATCGACAGGATTTTCACCAATTATTTCTAGAGGGCAATGGGAAGGCGCTGGAAGCTTTTCAAATGGATGAACGTTTCTGCTCTATTATAAGTAATGATCCGGTGCGTACGGAAAAAAATAAAGTCATCGTCTTTATTGCTGAACTTTCTCAATTAACTGTAGAAGCGGGAGTACCTGAGGAACAGGTGATTTCGTTGGGGGATTTTTACACCAATTATTTAGAAAGCGAAGAACAGCTCTCAGTTATTAAGCAGCTGAAAACTGCAGTGATGAAATCCTTCCTTGAATGTGTCCGGGATTACCGGGAAAGCCGGTTGAAATCCCCAATTGTCGATCGAGCGCAACGGTACATCACACAGAATCTTACAGAACCAATAAGTCTGAGCAGTATTGCTGAAGAATTACAAGTTCATCCTAATTATTTATCTACTGTGTTTGCTAAAGAAATGGGAAATTCTATCTCACAATTTATTAATTACGAACGAATAAAAAAAGCAAAAGAATTATTAAGTATTACGAGCTATACTTTAATGGAAATTAGTATTTTACTAGGCTATAACAGCCAAAGTTATTTTACGAGAGTCTTTAAGAAAATCGTTGGGATCGGACCAAGAGAGTTCAGAAATTATTTTTATACCAGTAGCGAAAGTAGTTCTTAA
- a CDS encoding helix-turn-helix domain-containing protein, which yields MSSIGEQIRRLRQNKNLSVNQLAKDSKVSKSYISNIERGVQKNPSLIVMKKLSSTLEVPLEELLSYKYDEE from the coding sequence ATGAGCAGTATAGGTGAACAAATCCGCAGATTGAGACAGAATAAAAATTTGTCTGTCAATCAGCTGGCTAAAGATTCAAAGGTATCTAAATCTTATATCAGTAATATAGAACGTGGTGTGCAGAAAAACCCATCGCTCATCGTAATGAAAAAGCTTTCATCCACATTGGAGGTCCCTTTGGAAGAACTGCTTTCCTATAAGTATGATGAGGAATAA
- a CDS encoding phospho-sugar mutase encodes MEWQKEYERWNGFPELDASLKEELRSITDKEQSLEDAFYKNLEFGTGGMRGKLGPGTNRMNIYTVRRAAEGMARYIEEKGQEWKPKGVVLAYDSRYMSKEFAVETARVLGRHGIQAYVFTSLRPTPELSFAVRYLNAAGGVVITASHNPPEYNGFKVYNEDGGQLPPEQAKVMIDYVNQVDNELAIEVAEQGELEYSGLLKWIDKEVDLPYMEALKSVNVNPELTKNASDLNIVFTPLHGTARTLVENGLKQMGLSHVHIVEEQAVPDPEFSTVESPNPEEHQAFAMAIEQGKLIGGDILIGTDPDADRLGIAVPDENGEFQVLTGNQTGALMLDYLLSERNDIPENALLIKTIVTSEFGRVIADSYNVASLDTLTGFKFIGEKIKEYEESGEYSFVFGYEESYGYLIKDFARDKDAVQAAMLSAEMAAYWKTKGMTLLDALDELYQRHGYFLEDLQSLKMEGKSGAEKIEGIMDHFRHTEFTKVGELSVIAVEDYTTAARHMIESDTTETIDLPKANVLKFILEDNCWFCLRPSGTEPKIKFYYGVKSSTREDSEHRLTAIKQAVNDMLNTIV; translated from the coding sequence ATGGAGTGGCAGAAAGAATACGAACGCTGGAATGGTTTTCCAGAGTTAGATGCAAGCTTAAAGGAAGAGTTACGCTCGATCACTGATAAGGAGCAATCCTTAGAGGATGCGTTTTATAAAAACCTTGAATTTGGAACAGGTGGCATGCGTGGAAAACTCGGGCCTGGTACCAATCGCATGAATATTTATACCGTTCGCCGGGCTGCAGAAGGCATGGCTCGTTACATAGAAGAAAAAGGGCAGGAATGGAAGCCGAAAGGGGTAGTTCTTGCCTATGATTCCCGCTACATGTCTAAAGAATTTGCTGTTGAAACAGCGAGGGTGCTCGGCCGGCATGGCATTCAGGCTTACGTGTTCACTTCTCTTCGTCCTACTCCAGAATTATCATTTGCAGTCCGCTATTTAAATGCTGCAGGAGGTGTAGTGATTACAGCCAGTCACAACCCACCGGAATATAATGGGTTCAAGGTATACAATGAAGATGGGGGACAACTCCCTCCAGAACAAGCAAAAGTCATGATCGATTATGTAAATCAGGTGGATAATGAACTTGCCATCGAAGTTGCAGAGCAAGGTGAACTGGAATACTCCGGGCTGCTTAAATGGATTGATAAAGAAGTAGACCTGCCTTATATGGAAGCTTTAAAAAGCGTAAACGTTAATCCGGAGCTTACAAAAAATGCATCGGATTTAAATATCGTCTTTACCCCTCTGCACGGAACCGCCCGTACTTTGGTTGAAAACGGTTTAAAACAGATGGGGCTTTCGCATGTTCATATTGTAGAAGAACAAGCGGTGCCTGACCCTGAATTTTCTACGGTGGAATCACCTAATCCTGAAGAACACCAAGCGTTTGCGATGGCGATTGAACAAGGTAAACTCATCGGCGGGGATATATTGATCGGAACGGATCCCGATGCAGACCGCCTCGGCATCGCCGTACCTGATGAAAATGGAGAATTCCAGGTTCTAACTGGTAACCAGACCGGTGCGCTCATGTTAGATTACTTACTCTCAGAACGAAATGATATCCCTGAGAATGCTCTCTTAATTAAAACCATTGTCACTTCTGAGTTTGGAAGGGTGATCGCTGATTCTTACAACGTCGCTTCCTTAGATACGCTCACCGGCTTCAAATTTATTGGTGAAAAAATCAAGGAATATGAAGAAAGCGGAGAATACAGCTTTGTGTTTGGATATGAAGAAAGCTATGGTTATTTAATAAAGGATTTTGCCCGGGATAAAGATGCGGTGCAGGCAGCCATGCTTTCTGCAGAGATGGCGGCTTATTGGAAAACGAAAGGTATGACTTTACTTGACGCGCTGGATGAGTTATACCAACGTCATGGATATTTTCTTGAAGATTTGCAATCTCTAAAAATGGAAGGAAAATCCGGAGCTGAAAAAATCGAAGGCATTATGGATCACTTCCGCCATACAGAGTTTACAAAAGTTGGGGAGCTATCTGTCATTGCAGTCGAAGACTATACTACTGCAGCCCGCCATATGATCGAAAGTGATACAACAGAAACCATCGACCTTCCTAAAGCGAATGTGCTTAAGTTTATTTTGGAAGATAATTGCTGGTTCTGTCTGCGACCTTCAGGCACCGAACCGAAAATTAAGTTTTACTATGGGGTGAAATCTTCTACGAGAGAGGACAGTGAACATCGTTTAACCGCTATTAAGCAGGCCGTGAATGATATGCTGAACACGATCGTGTAA
- a CDS encoding cell wall-binding repeat-containing protein codes for MKARTKMNQRLLFKLAFLLFFAAGLGSFNGGAEASANNSFRFTEGETNLTLADKLQVNIENNTDSKITVQRNGETLYTHSEALTPIANLFTVEKDNQMYLIVAYRMQGSSQALYFNVLKADSSDVKQIYQSPTYSRAKINIEGNQIQVKEPVYADGAVKSSPQSIQNVTFAMNGEDVKVNKESQPAEKHAITTQSSGGSAPIKVNEKYSNPSYAEISRILTEEAIKADIPPEVVKAIAFQESGWQQYWSKGNTPVSWYTNQDGTLHCENWDGTNLKLGFDCIGIGIMQVSDYRYLQDGDAKDDYVERLKEDIRFNIREGLKILEQKWNYYKIRSSSSNDFPYIPTINNNDRDVIENWYFAVMAYNGLLDRNNPVTNAFSPMAYQEDIFDNIRDYSLVNVSPFPTQKLERVNSRLLNFGLTNVQLKGPLHTSKHVYHKNDTLYVNVNDLNLRKSPGGTIVGKLNAGDRVTVTGTFTGSSSNTSQFVWYPVRTTSGKTGYVAGSYLNKTDKVNSYELSGNRRYETSAAISNYGWHWNKPNAVVLGRGDLPIDSLTGSVLASQNSAPLMLTETNQLPEEVSRELSRIAPRTVYLLGGSKGAVSKAVADRVGELLPSATVKRVAGTNRYETSKAIADEVANHANVNEIFVTTGNEDSPDALSIAPYAGEHNIPILFTESNELSEEVKRFVQSHSISKATIIGGYNPVSSKVQKQLDQLVGSVDRVYGTDRYKTSIAIAKEYYKQDELNNVFFARGDETVDALSGSSLAAEYHAPILLTKTNSLPSVTRSFLNEARLQPTLYYMGGENAINYATRDQIERYANK; via the coding sequence ATGAAAGCAAGAACAAAGATGAATCAAAGACTTCTTTTCAAACTAGCATTTCTTTTATTTTTTGCTGCTGGTTTGGGATCATTTAACGGCGGAGCTGAAGCTTCTGCTAACAATTCCTTTCGTTTTACTGAAGGTGAAACGAATCTGACACTTGCCGATAAGCTCCAAGTAAATATCGAAAATAACACAGACTCTAAAATTACGGTCCAGCGAAATGGTGAGACGCTTTATACCCATTCTGAAGCGTTAACGCCAATCGCTAACCTTTTCACTGTAGAGAAGGATAACCAAATGTATCTAATCGTCGCGTATCGTATGCAAGGAAGCAGTCAAGCCCTTTATTTTAATGTTCTCAAGGCAGATTCAAGCGACGTGAAGCAAATCTATCAATCTCCTACATATTCAAGAGCTAAGATCAACATAGAAGGGAATCAAATCCAAGTAAAAGAGCCGGTTTATGCGGACGGAGCAGTGAAATCTAGTCCTCAGTCCATTCAGAATGTTACCTTTGCAATGAATGGAGAAGATGTAAAAGTAAACAAAGAATCGCAGCCAGCTGAAAAGCATGCAATCACGACTCAGTCAAGCGGCGGCAGCGCTCCTATAAAAGTCAATGAAAAGTATTCCAACCCAAGCTACGCAGAAATCAGCCGTATTTTAACCGAGGAAGCGATTAAGGCAGACATTCCGCCGGAAGTCGTCAAGGCGATTGCTTTCCAGGAAAGCGGCTGGCAGCAATATTGGTCCAAAGGCAATACTCCCGTATCATGGTACACCAATCAGGATGGAACCTTGCATTGTGAAAATTGGGATGGGACCAATTTAAAACTAGGTTTTGACTGTATCGGAATTGGTATTATGCAAGTTTCTGATTACCGTTACTTACAGGATGGAGACGCAAAAGACGATTACGTGGAGCGTCTAAAAGAAGATATTCGTTTTAACATTAGAGAAGGATTAAAAATACTCGAACAAAAATGGAACTATTATAAAATCAGATCTTCTTCTTCAAATGACTTCCCCTACATTCCAACAATTAATAATAATGATCGGGACGTCATAGAAAACTGGTACTTTGCGGTTATGGCTTACAACGGGTTGCTCGACAGAAACAATCCTGTCACCAATGCGTTCAGCCCTATGGCTTACCAAGAGGATATTTTTGATAATATCCGGGATTACAGCCTGGTCAACGTGAGTCCATTTCCTACTCAAAAGCTGGAAAGGGTAAACAGCCGCCTGCTCAACTTCGGGTTGACGAATGTCCAGCTCAAAGGACCGCTTCATACGTCCAAACATGTATATCATAAAAATGACACGCTTTATGTGAATGTGAATGACTTGAATTTAAGAAAATCACCAGGTGGTACGATCGTTGGGAAATTAAATGCAGGAGACCGGGTAACCGTAACAGGTACGTTTACTGGTTCAAGCAGCAATACCTCCCAGTTTGTTTGGTATCCCGTGCGGACAACAAGCGGGAAAACTGGATATGTAGCAGGAAGCTATTTAAATAAAACAGACAAAGTTAATAGCTACGAACTTTCAGGAAATAGACGTTACGAAACGAGTGCTGCTATTTCGAATTATGGCTGGCATTGGAATAAGCCAAATGCCGTCGTATTAGGAAGAGGGGACCTTCCCATTGATTCACTTACTGGAAGTGTACTTGCTTCCCAAAATAGTGCGCCGCTCATGCTTACGGAAACCAATCAGCTCCCCGAAGAAGTTTCCAGAGAATTGAGCCGTATTGCTCCGCGAACTGTCTATCTATTAGGAGGTTCAAAAGGGGCAGTTTCAAAAGCGGTGGCAGACCGCGTGGGAGAATTACTTCCTTCTGCTACAGTGAAGCGAGTAGCGGGTACCAATCGTTACGAAACTTCCAAAGCGATTGCGGATGAGGTGGCAAATCACGCGAATGTAAACGAAATTTTCGTCACGACTGGTAATGAAGATTCACCGGACGCTCTTTCAATTGCGCCATATGCGGGTGAACACAATATTCCAATTCTTTTTACTGAATCAAATGAACTAAGCGAGGAAGTCAAGAGGTTCGTACAGAGTCATTCAATTTCGAAAGCCACTATTATTGGTGGTTACAACCCTGTTTCTTCTAAAGTGCAAAAGCAGCTTGACCAATTAGTCGGCAGTGTCGACCGTGTTTATGGAACGGACAGGTATAAAACAAGTATTGCAATTGCCAAAGAATACTATAAGCAGGATGAGTTGAATAACGTCTTTTTCGCTAGAGGCGATGAAACGGTGGACGCTTTGTCCGGCTCTTCTTTGGCGGCTGAGTACCATGCACCAATCCTGCTCACAAAAACAAACAGTCTGCCGAGCGTGACACGTTCCTTCTTGAATGAAGCACGTCTGCAGCCAACGCTTTATTATATGGGTGGAGAAAACGCGATTAACTATGCGACCAGAGATCAAATTGAACGATATGCAAATAAGTAA
- a CDS encoding GNAT family N-acetyltransferase produces the protein MSIRGYQPGDETSLRRLFGEVFQKEVSKEYWDWKYKQNPHYTKPWCFVYEHKGKIIGHVGLWVFDAYVCGEKSRIASRIDTMVSPEARGKGVYKQLNIAVFKAAEQEGIDYLFGFPASEARQGLLKHTPALHIGDVRKYRKLNHPVSLLSCFHPKLRHVSKVSKLGNRVFKQRKQRSPSYHFSIEEVFHCNSSFDVLAENQKTLSPIMVKRDSSFLNWRYFQHPDKRYRIFVIRKNSRLKGYVVVRESLVPYKNGIAKMGYLVDWLSEDNEETCTELFLLAKQKLSHCDLIQTWGNAANETSQKSLGKIGMKPKDSVPLLIHVLQEDVKKPEMADWWLTQGDTDSF, from the coding sequence ATGAGTATTCGTGGTTATCAGCCAGGAGATGAGACTTCGCTCAGACGGTTGTTTGGAGAAGTTTTCCAAAAAGAAGTCTCAAAGGAATACTGGGACTGGAAGTACAAACAGAATCCGCACTATACTAAACCCTGGTGCTTCGTCTATGAACACAAGGGCAAGATTATTGGACATGTAGGATTATGGGTTTTTGATGCCTACGTCTGCGGGGAAAAGTCCCGCATTGCTTCCCGGATCGATACAATGGTGTCACCTGAGGCGCGGGGAAAAGGAGTTTATAAACAATTGAATATTGCTGTGTTTAAAGCGGCTGAGCAGGAAGGAATCGACTATTTATTTGGCTTTCCCGCATCCGAGGCAAGACAGGGACTATTAAAGCACACACCTGCCCTACATATTGGAGATGTACGGAAGTATCGTAAGCTAAATCACCCTGTATCCCTGCTTTCCTGTTTTCACCCAAAGCTTCGACATGTTTCGAAAGTCAGCAAATTAGGGAATAGAGTATTCAAACAGAGAAAACAAAGGTCTCCCTCTTATCATTTTTCCATAGAAGAGGTGTTCCATTGTAATTCCAGCTTTGATGTCCTCGCCGAAAACCAAAAAACACTTTCCCCTATTATGGTCAAGCGGGACTCAAGCTTCCTCAATTGGAGATATTTCCAGCACCCGGATAAACGTTACAGAATATTCGTGATCAGGAAGAACAGCAGGTTGAAAGGCTATGTCGTTGTGAGGGAATCGTTGGTCCCGTATAAGAACGGAATAGCAAAAATGGGGTATTTGGTCGACTGGCTGTCTGAAGATAATGAAGAGACGTGTACTGAATTATTTCTTCTTGCAAAGCAGAAGCTAAGTCATTGTGACTTAATACAAACATGGGGAAACGCTGCTAACGAAACATCGCAAAAATCTTTGGGAAAAATAGGAATGAAACCAAAGGATTCTGTCCCACTTCTGATTCACGTGCTGCAGGAAGACGTGAAAAAACCCGAAATGGCAGATTGGTGGCTGACTCAGGGAGATACGGATTCCTTTTAA